The following proteins are encoded in a genomic region of Microtus ochrogaster isolate Prairie Vole_2 chromosome 5, MicOch1.0, whole genome shotgun sequence:
- the LOC101987562 gene encoding olfactory receptor 18-like, translating into MTQQRINLNRCPNNTEAQNLPVVSQFHLMSLSEDPELQPILFGLFLLMYVVTVLGNLLIILAVTSDSHLHNPMYFFLSNLSWSDICFISTTVPKMIWDIQTQSRDISYVGCLTQMSMFIIFACMDSMLLTAMAYDRFVAICHPLHYTTIMNPHLCAFLVLISVLASLLDSQVHNLVVLQITYFKDIQISNYFCDPSPLLNLDCYEMFSKIIVTHFIGAFFGIFPTSVILFSYYKIISSIKRVPSTSGKYKAFSTCGSHLSAVCLFYGTSVGVYVGSAVSNSPKNCAVASLMYTVVTPMLNPFIYSLRNRDIKSALWRFQKRTI; encoded by the exons ATGACCCAGCAAAGAATCAACTTAAAC AGGTGTCCAAACAATACAGAAGCACAAAACCTACCAGTTGTCTCACAATTCCATCTCATGAGCCTCTCAGAAGATCCAGAACTGCAACCCATCCTCTTTGGATTGTTCTTATTAATGTATGTAGTTACAGTACTTGGAAACCTGCTCATCATCCTGGCTGTCACCTCTGACTCCCACCTCCATAACccaatgtatttctttctctccaaCCTCTCTTGGTCTGACATCTGTTTCATCTCCACCACAGTTCCAAAGATGATTTGGGATATTCAGACTCAAAGCAGAGACATCTCCTATGTGGGCTGCCTAACACAGATGTCTATGTTCATAATTTTTGCATGTATGGATAGTATGCTTCTGACTGCAATGGCCTATGACAGGTTTGTGGCCATCTGTCACCCCCTGCATTACACAACCATTATGAACCCTCACCTCTGTGCATTCTTAGTTTTGATATCTGTTTTGGCCAGTCTTTTAGACTCTCAGGTGCACAATTTGGTTGTGCTACAAATTACATACTTCAAGGATATTCAAATCTCTAACTATTTTTGTGATCCTTCACCACTCCTAAATCTTGACTGTTATGAAATGTTCAGCAAAATCATAGTCACACATTTTATTGGTGCCTTTTTTGGTATATTTCCAACCTCCGTGATCCTTTTCTcttactataaaattatttcttccatCAAGAGAGTTCCATCAACAAGTGGAAAATATAAAGCCTTCTCCACCTGTGGATCTCACCTTTCagctgtttgcttattttatggaACATCTGTTGGAGTATATGTTGGTTCAGCTGTATCAAATTCTCCAAAAAACTGTGCAGTAGCTTCACTGATGTACACAGTGGTCACACCTATGCTGAATCCTTTCATCTACAGCCTAAGGAACAGGGATATTAAAAGTGCCCTCTGGAGGTTTCAGAAAAGAACAATATAA